A genomic window from Silene latifolia isolate original U9 population chromosome 11, ASM4854445v1, whole genome shotgun sequence includes:
- the LOC141611517 gene encoding uncharacterized protein LOC141611517, with translation MDYMMDLKFDEEKAGELGCFGTYLFEVFNVRINQKIEVYGTFRVEDEYGTLDFYNKLPMDCHSVHPNSSLLSLTQPPRLIPAGGTITLSLDLKDKYGIEFVKGSFTLDLADEKNADIFNKYRMARIDGNVGSASVYYTLPLVALRSRIEIQLIKGDKGIGHSDVEGKIVARYGNDYDNCDDDDEVKPYSWFTLYETTANDISLQLKDKDLLPLSRPFVVVPARCFIIIEMDLKFHHSDGDTDHLKGYEIQTLACPYDGLFRDIKLNNATLKVSVTFSAEEPCSW, from the coding sequence ATGGATTATATGATGGACTTGAAGTTTGACGAGGAAAAGGCAGGTGAACTGGGTTGTTTTGGAACATATCTATTTGAGGTTTTCAATGTAAGGATCAACCAAAAAATAGAGGTCTATGGTACTTTTAGAGTTGAAGATGAATATGGTACCTTGGATTTCTATAACAAACTGCCAATGGATTGTCATTCTGTCCATCCAAATAGTAGCTTACTATCTCTTACGCAGCCGCCTCGCCTAATCCCTGCTGGTGGTACAATTACTCTTTCTTTAGATCTCAAGGACAAGTATGGTATTGAATTCGTTAAAGGATCATTTACTTTGGATCTTGCCGATGAAAAGAACGCTGACATTTTTAATAAATATCGAATGGCTCGTATTGATGGGAATGTGGGATCAGCATCAGTATATTACACACTGCCTCTTGTTGCCCTTAGATCCAGAATTGAAATTCAACTCATCAAAGGCGACAAGGGTATCGGCCATTCTGATGTGGAAGGAAAAATTGTTGCTCGTTATGGAAACGATTATGACAattgtgatgatgatgatgaagtgaAGCCATATTCGTGGTTCACACTTTATGAGACAACAGCCAACGATATAAGTTTGCAACTCAAAGATAAGGATCTACTCCCTCTTTCGAGGCCATTTGTGGTTGTGCCTGCCCGTTGCTTTATAATAATTGAAATGGACTTGAAGTTTCATCATTCAGATGGTGACACAGACCATCTGAAAGGTTATGAAATTCAAACTCTTGCATGCCCATATGACGGGCTTTTCCGAGATATTAAACTGAATAATGCAACTTTGAAAGTATCAGTTACTTTTTCTGCTGAAGAACCCTGCTCCTGGTAG
- the LOC141614784 gene encoding uncharacterized protein LOC141614784 produces the protein MSDLAEVFSVRVFSKHGPVSSDELYGSIVVNDHRGETVFFKRTGGPSDDSILPDGSISLTPDRCTKGGHWSIRLKLYHKKGQNDLEICKGFFAISHAEYCSLYRRPMIGILHGRDGHALVNLVMFTSAVQATVEVSLIADVGCALYGHICAGNDFVKSRNPGEKYFQITMFSVSKDKACYTNGSHIPLSRCMTPVPLKRKLRIETELFDPITNMTVAVGTASFVARPNGSQTETIGCIQIKVTWTEASNP, from the coding sequence ATGAGTGATTTGGCGGAGGTTTTCTCAGTCCGTGTATTTAGCAAACATGGTCCTGTCAGCAGTGACGAACTATATGGGAGTATTGTCGTAAATGACCATCGTGGGGAAACTGTGTTCTTTAAGCGAACGGGAGGTCCTTCAGATGATTCTATTTTGCCAGATGGTTCCATATCTTTGACACCTGATCGTTGCACTAAAGGCGGACATTGGTCTATTAGGCTTAAGCTTTATCACAAGAAGGGTCAAAATGATCTTGAAATTTGCAAGGGTTTTTTCGCAATAAGCCATGCCGAGTATTGCTCATTGTATCGGAGACCAATGATTGGTATTCTTCATGGTAGAGACGGCCATGCTTTGGTCAACTTGGTAATGTTCACAAGCGCAGTACAAGCTACGGTGGAGGTTTCTTTAATTGCTGATGTTGGTTGTGCCTTGTATGGCCATATTTGTGCAGGGAATGATTTCGTCAAGTCTCGCAACCCTGGTGAGAAATATTTTCAGATCACTATGTTTAGTGTGTCAAAAGATAAGGCGTGTTACACGAATGGGAGCCATATCCCTTTATCAAGGTGTATGACGCCTGTCCCTCTAAAACGGAAACTTAGAATTGAAACAGAGTTGTTTGATCCGATAACTAATATGACAGTGGCCGTTGGCACTGCATCTTTTGTGGCTCGTCCCAATGGTAGTCAGACTGAAACTATTGGGTGCATTCAAATCAAGGTCACCTGGACTGAGGCATCCAACCCGTGA